In the genome of Desulfofarcimen acetoxidans DSM 771, one region contains:
- a CDS encoding response regulator: MTGQKDDSSILNSLRRGGIARVLLFWLVGAALLPIFGVTIILYLELQQKVVLIGSISAAILVIFAAAMVTRSIVRPMLQLSRCARNLAIGNLIYEQISSSIYEIKHMDNDFKELIDSRRLITSVCKEVAGGDLSHTVFVRSEEDGLCTAINQIIENLRNVVHQAVAIANGNYSLDILPHSDNDELGVALSHMTSTLRQVTAENDKQAWLKTGLNQLYDTIKGEQDLIELSQNIIGFLSNYAGAQVGAFFLQEQDKFKLVASFAYTKRKHIANSYAPGEGLVGQAALEKKSILITGVPDDYVKINSGLGESAPRNLIVVPAVYEGEVKAVIELGTFHELTDIQVDFMQQSVSSIAIAINTSASRSRLKVLVEERQQQSEELQVQQEELRQTNEELEEQARALRDSEAKLQVQQEELRQTNEELEEKNRYLEKQQNDIKKKNEELEYSRRMIEEKARDLELSGKYKSEFLANMSHELRTPLNSLLILSRLLYENKESNLTEKQVEFARTIHSSGSDLLELINDILDLSKIEAGKVDLFIQDLDIADLAGSVERNLRHMAEEKGLTFDIELSQSMPSIIRTDRQRLEQIIKNLLSNAIKFTSQGSICLKIGRPYSEAKLMRSDLDIRNTVAFTVSDTGIGIAADKMKLIFEPFQQADGTTSRQYGGTGLGLSISRELVRCLGGEIQLESREGYGSTFTIYLPEILSEQSAYKLWTVKKDAADKKVVRTGLPEAIEFTQARDTKHIVAEIQEQQLASRSAKDQLKDNRLGVSVLIIEDDPRFSAILVDLAGGKGFHVYTAADGETGLQFALKYRPSAIILDVGLPDIDGWAVMERLKGNPETRHIPVHFISAYDSGLDAMRMGAIGYLTKPVSMEVLDGAFNKIQDIISKNIKKLLVVEDDELQQRSILELIGEGDVMTTAVGSGYEAFELLRTGNFDCIVLDLGLRDMSGFDLLEKIRNHDAISHIPVIIYTGKDLTKEEEAILSEHAESIIIKGVKSPERLLDETTLFLHRVEANLSEDSQKMLQMIHNKEMIFQNKKILLIDDDMRNVFALMNVLEEKGMKVLVGKNGKEGIFLLEDNPDVDLILMDIMMPEMDGYEAMKEIRKQNKFKLTPIIALTAKAMVGDRSKCIEAGASDYLSKPIDTDKLLSLLRVWLYQ; this comes from the coding sequence ATGACAGGCCAAAAAGATGATTCAAGTATTTTAAATTCATTAAGAAGAGGCGGTATTGCCAGAGTGCTATTGTTCTGGCTTGTAGGTGCCGCATTATTGCCGATTTTTGGTGTTACTATTATTTTATACCTTGAATTGCAGCAAAAAGTTGTTCTTATTGGATCTATATCAGCTGCTATACTGGTCATATTTGCTGCTGCGATGGTAACAAGAAGTATTGTCAGGCCAATGCTGCAGCTTTCTCGCTGTGCTAGAAATTTAGCTATAGGCAATCTAATATATGAACAAATCTCATCGTCAATTTATGAGATCAAACATATGGACAATGATTTTAAAGAACTAATTGATTCCAGAAGATTAATTACTTCTGTATGTAAGGAGGTTGCCGGGGGTGATTTGAGCCATACCGTTTTTGTCCGAAGTGAGGAAGATGGTCTTTGCACTGCTATCAATCAGATCATTGAAAACCTGCGCAATGTTGTTCACCAAGCAGTGGCTATTGCTAACGGAAATTATTCTTTAGATATATTGCCTCATTCAGACAATGATGAATTGGGAGTAGCTCTAAGCCATATGACCTCGACCCTCAGGCAGGTAACGGCGGAAAATGACAAGCAGGCCTGGCTGAAAACAGGTTTAAACCAATTATATGATACCATAAAAGGAGAACAAGATTTAATTGAGCTGTCGCAGAATATAATTGGTTTTTTAAGCAATTATGCAGGGGCACAGGTCGGAGCTTTTTTTCTGCAAGAGCAGGATAAGTTCAAATTGGTTGCCAGTTTTGCTTATACAAAAAGAAAACATATTGCTAACTCATATGCACCCGGTGAGGGATTGGTAGGCCAGGCGGCGCTGGAAAAAAAGAGCATATTGATAACCGGTGTTCCTGATGATTATGTAAAGATTAATTCCGGTTTAGGTGAATCGGCACCGCGTAATTTAATAGTTGTCCCGGCTGTGTATGAAGGAGAAGTAAAAGCAGTAATTGAATTGGGCACGTTTCATGAACTTACAGATATCCAAGTTGATTTTATGCAGCAATCCGTTTCCAGCATTGCTATTGCCATAAACACCAGTGCTTCCAGGTCTCGCTTAAAAGTTCTGGTGGAGGAAAGACAGCAGCAGTCGGAAGAGTTGCAGGTGCAGCAGGAGGAATTGCGGCAGACAAATGAGGAATTAGAAGAACAGGCCAGAGCGCTGAGGGATTCTGAAGCTAAATTGCAAGTACAGCAGGAAGAATTGCGGCAGACAAATGAAGAGTTGGAGGAGAAAAATAGGTATCTGGAAAAACAGCAAAATGATATTAAGAAAAAAAATGAGGAACTGGAGTACAGTCGCCGGATGATTGAAGAAAAGGCCAGGGATTTAGAGTTGTCCGGCAAATATAAATCGGAATTTTTAGCTAACATGTCACATGAATTAAGAACTCCTTTAAATAGTTTGTTGATACTTTCCAGATTGCTATATGAGAATAAGGAAAGCAACTTAACAGAAAAGCAAGTAGAGTTTGCTCGTACTATTCATTCTTCCGGTTCCGATTTATTGGAGTTGATAAATGATATTTTGGATCTCTCAAAGATAGAGGCCGGTAAAGTAGATTTATTTATTCAAGATTTGGATATTGCTGATTTGGCCGGTAGTGTTGAAAGAAATTTACGTCATATGGCGGAGGAAAAAGGCTTAACCTTTGACATAGAATTATCTCAGTCCATGCCTTCCATTATTAGAACAGACAGGCAGCGGTTGGAACAGATAATTAAAAACTTGTTGTCCAATGCTATTAAATTTACTTCTCAGGGGAGCATTTGTTTAAAGATCGGCAGACCCTATTCAGAAGCAAAGCTGATGCGCAGTGATCTTGACATAAGAAATACGGTAGCTTTCACAGTTTCCGATACAGGTATCGGTATAGCGGCTGATAAAATGAAATTGATTTTTGAGCCTTTCCAGCAAGCCGATGGTACTACCAGCAGGCAATATGGGGGTACAGGCTTAGGTCTTTCCATATCCAGGGAACTAGTTAGATGTCTGGGTGGTGAAATTCAGCTTGAAAGCAGGGAGGGCTATGGCAGCACTTTTACGATATATTTGCCGGAAATATTGAGCGAGCAGAGTGCCTATAAGCTGTGGACTGTAAAGAAAGATGCAGCAGACAAGAAGGTTGTCCGAACCGGTTTGCCGGAAGCAATAGAGTTTACGCAGGCAAGGGACACTAAACACATTGTTGCAGAAATACAGGAACAGCAGTTAGCTTCCAGATCTGCCAAGGATCAACTTAAAGATAATCGACTGGGTGTTTCTGTATTAATTATTGAGGATGATCCCAGGTTTTCTGCAATCCTGGTGGATTTGGCCGGAGGCAAGGGATTTCATGTATATACTGCGGCAGACGGGGAAACAGGATTGCAGTTTGCGCTAAAGTATAGACCCAGTGCCATAATTCTAGATGTCGGGCTTCCAGATATAGATGGTTGGGCGGTTATGGAAAGGCTTAAAGGTAATCCTGAAACCAGACATATTCCGGTACATTTTATTTCAGCTTACGACAGTGGTCTTGATGCCATGCGAATGGGTGCCATAGGGTATCTAACAAAACCCGTAAGCATGGAAGTCTTGGACGGAGCTTTTAATAAAATTCAGGATATTATATCAAAAAATATCAAAAAACTTTTGGTTGTAGAAGATGACGAGCTGCAGCAAAGAAGCATCCTTGAATTAATTGGTGAAGGGGATGTTATGACTACGGCTGTGGGAAGTGGTTATGAGGCTTTTGAATTGTTGAGAACAGGCAATTTTGACTGTATAGTTTTAGATTTAGGACTTCGGGATATGTCAGGCTTCGATCTGTTGGAAAAGATAAGAAACCATGATGCAATTTCGCATATTCCGGTGATCATCTATACGGGCAAAGATCTTACCAAAGAAGAAGAAGCCATACTTAGTGAGCATGCGGAAAGCATTATTATTAAAGGAGTAAAATCACCGGAAAGGCTGCTGGATGAGACTACTTTATTTTTGCACAGGGTAGAAGCTAATTTGTCTGAAGACAGTCAGAAAATGCTGCAGATGATTCATAATAAAGAAATGATCTTTCAAAATAAGAAAATTTTGCTTATTGACGATGATATGCGCAATGTGTTTGCCTTAATGAATGTTCTTGAGGAAAAAGGCATGAAGGTACTGGTGGGCAAGAACGGCAAGGAGGGCATTTTCCTGTTGGAAGATAATCCTGACGTTGATCTCATACTAATGGATATCATGATGCCTGAAATGGATGGGTATGAAGCTATGAAAGAAATAAGAAAACAGAATAAGTTTAAGCTTACTCCTATTATTGCACTTACGGCAAAGGCTATGGTGGGTGACAGGAGCAAGTGTATTGAAGCGGGGGCCAGTGATTATTTGTCCAAACCGATTGACACGGACAAGTTGTTGTCACTTCTCAGGGTTTGGCTTTACCAGTAA
- a CDS encoding GGDEF domain-containing response regulator: MSILVVDDLPDNLNLIKTILQADGYTDILMAHSAHEAFDYLGITDDRRRGATNIDAILMDIMMPGIDGIEACNLIRAKERLRNIPIIIVTAKTDANDLQAAFAAGAVDYVKKPFNKVELLVRLRSVLKLKHEMDRRRAREKELHEVTRLLEEANRTLYRLSSLDGLTGIHNRRRLDEFLAVEWTRSVNEANPLSIIMADIDSFKAYNDTYGHLMGDDCLVQVANVLTGTLHRPSDLVARFGGEEFVAVLPKTTAEGALVVAERMRSSITELCIKHKKSTNSNCITMSFGIATHWPGQKSTPADLLLAADWAMFQAKRAGGNMVKVVDINMDTHLYDKHCSIEDI, encoded by the coding sequence ATGAGCATACTGGTAGTTGACGATCTGCCTGATAATCTGAATTTAATTAAAACTATTCTGCAGGCAGATGGTTATACTGATATCTTGATGGCACATTCTGCACACGAGGCATTTGATTATCTTGGGATAACAGATGACAGGAGGCGCGGGGCAACTAATATTGATGCGATTTTGATGGATATTATGATGCCGGGAATTGACGGTATAGAGGCATGTAATCTAATCAGGGCGAAAGAACGTCTGCGAAATATTCCTATAATAATTGTCACAGCGAAGACGGATGCTAATGATCTTCAGGCAGCTTTTGCTGCGGGGGCTGTAGATTATGTTAAAAAACCTTTTAATAAGGTGGAATTGTTGGTGCGTCTGCGCTCAGTTCTAAAACTTAAGCATGAAATGGATAGGCGCAGAGCCAGAGAAAAGGAATTGCACGAAGTGACACGTTTGCTGGAAGAGGCCAACCGTACCTTATACCGGCTTTCATCGCTGGACGGTCTTACAGGTATTCATAACCGGCGGCGTCTTGATGAGTTTTTGGCTGTTGAATGGACCAGATCTGTCAATGAGGCGAACCCTTTATCTATAATTATGGCAGATATTGATTCTTTTAAAGCATATAACGATACTTATGGTCATTTAATGGGTGATGATTGCCTGGTGCAAGTAGCAAATGTTTTAACCGGTACACTGCACCGACCCAGTGATCTGGTTGCTCGCTTCGGTGGGGAGGAGTTTGTAGCTGTTTTGCCCAAAACAACAGCGGAGGGAGCGTTGGTTGTTGCGGAGAGAATGCGCTCATCTATTACTGAACTCTGTATTAAGCATAAAAAATCAACAAATTCTAATTGCATTACTATGAGTTTTGGCATAGCAACTCATTGGCCGGGCCAAAAATCAACGCCTGCGGATCTTTTGTTGGCGGCTGATTGGGCTATGTTTCAGGCCAAACGTGCCGGTGGTAACATGGTCAAGGTGGTTGATATTAATATGGACACTCATTTGTACGATAAGCATTGTAGTATTGAGGATATATAA
- a CDS encoding MFS transporter: MEQKESLWTKDFILICLANMIMFISFYLLLPTLPVFVIDVLKGDKSKVGYIIGILSLTAVLVRPVSGYMLDTLSRKKVLLVALLAFILSMAAYNFVTGLTLLLVLRALHGFSWGFTTTGAGTIAADVVPPTRRGEGMGYFGLSNTFSMAIGPSLGLFIINKAGFTSLFNACVLTALLGLLFVLPISYKEQITSKDKSIMSLNSFFEAKVFSLSAMIFFIAVVYGGIVSFITIYGKDLGIKNAGTFFLVYALTLLLVRPIAGKTFDKNGPLKIMALGFISISMAFVLLFIAKGNTLFLLSAVSMGIGFGIVHPTAMAMAINRVKPYRRGAANATIMSAFDLGIGLGSIFLGILSDQTGMSYMYLTCSLIILIPLVMFYLIDAREFIKKRETKHHSHK, translated from the coding sequence TTGGAGCAAAAAGAATCTCTTTGGACCAAAGATTTCATTTTAATCTGTCTGGCCAATATGATTATGTTTATCAGCTTCTATCTGCTTTTACCTACATTACCGGTTTTTGTTATTGATGTATTAAAAGGGGATAAGAGCAAGGTTGGCTATATCATTGGTATTCTGTCTCTAACAGCAGTCTTGGTGCGGCCAGTTTCCGGCTATATGCTGGATACCCTGAGCCGCAAAAAAGTTTTGCTTGTGGCCCTGCTGGCTTTTATCCTTTCTATGGCAGCTTATAATTTTGTCACCGGTTTAACACTCTTATTAGTTTTAAGGGCCCTACATGGTTTTTCCTGGGGTTTTACTACCACCGGGGCCGGAACCATCGCCGCTGATGTGGTACCGCCGACAAGAAGGGGCGAAGGAATGGGTTATTTCGGGCTGTCCAACACCTTCTCTATGGCGATAGGACCCAGCCTGGGTTTATTCATCATCAATAAAGCCGGCTTTACTTCGTTATTTAATGCCTGTGTGCTTACCGCCCTGCTAGGCCTATTGTTTGTTCTTCCCATATCTTATAAAGAACAGATTACTTCAAAAGATAAAAGTATTATGAGCCTGAATAGCTTTTTCGAGGCCAAAGTTTTTTCACTGTCAGCCATGATTTTTTTTATTGCCGTAGTCTATGGAGGTATTGTTTCCTTTATTACTATTTACGGAAAGGACCTGGGAATAAAAAACGCCGGCACCTTTTTTCTGGTATACGCACTCACATTACTATTGGTAAGACCGATAGCCGGTAAAACCTTCGACAAAAACGGCCCGCTGAAAATCATGGCCCTGGGCTTTATCTCCATATCCATGGCCTTCGTTCTTCTTTTTATAGCCAAAGGAAACACGCTTTTTCTTTTATCAGCCGTCAGTATGGGTATAGGTTTTGGCATAGTCCACCCCACAGCAATGGCTATGGCTATTAACCGGGTAAAACCTTACCGCAGGGGTGCCGCCAACGCTACTATTATGAGCGCCTTTGACTTAGGGATAGGTTTAGGGTCAATTTTTCTAGGCATTCTTTCCGATCAAACAGGCATGTCCTACATGTATCTAACCTGTAGTCTGATAATTCTAATACCGCTTGTCATGTTTTATTTGATAGATGCCCGGGAATTCATAAAAAAACGGGAAACAAAACACCACTCCCATAAATAG
- a CDS encoding RCKP-type rubredoxin-like domain-containing protein yields the protein MHFDTAPGTVYRPPGEANSLIIRVTLGCSHNACTFCGMYRNVKFRIRKQDEILDQINRAVLYLPHARKIFLADGNALVLPAGKLLNIMQLLHLNFPRLTRISCYGGPNDILNKSLDELVALKNAGLKIIYLGLESGDGEVLSEINKGATPAEMIEAGQRVMAAGIKLSLMIILGLGGKKHSVNHAQNTALAINKINPYMLSTLTLMLQKKIPLAIAAEQGKFITLSDLEAIQELEMIIRNINVSRPCIFRSNHISNLLPLAGTLPRDKAQLLSGINEMLEFLSERGESKMAVWKCNECGAVIEGRCKPGKCKTCGAPKDMLIKETVEGEKKSATKKST from the coding sequence ATGCATTTTGACACTGCTCCGGGCACAGTCTATCGCCCGCCGGGTGAGGCAAATAGCCTTATTATACGTGTAACCCTGGGTTGCTCTCACAATGCCTGCACTTTCTGCGGCATGTACAGAAACGTAAAATTTCGGATCAGAAAACAGGATGAAATTCTGGACCAGATAAATCGGGCTGTGCTTTACCTGCCTCATGCACGCAAGATTTTTCTGGCTGACGGCAATGCACTGGTGCTGCCTGCGGGCAAATTGCTTAATATAATGCAACTACTGCATTTAAATTTCCCCAGATTGACCCGCATTTCCTGTTACGGCGGGCCTAATGATATATTAAATAAGAGCCTTGATGAACTGGTTGCCTTAAAAAATGCCGGACTAAAAATCATTTACCTGGGTCTGGAGAGCGGTGACGGGGAGGTTCTGTCAGAGATAAACAAAGGCGCAACCCCCGCTGAGATGATTGAAGCAGGACAAAGAGTTATGGCTGCAGGTATAAAATTGTCCCTTATGATCATACTGGGTCTGGGGGGTAAAAAACATTCAGTGAATCATGCCCAAAACACCGCGCTCGCTATAAACAAAATTAATCCTTACATGTTGAGCACACTGACATTAATGCTGCAGAAAAAAATTCCCCTGGCGATTGCTGCGGAGCAGGGCAAATTTATAACCCTGTCCGATTTAGAAGCAATACAGGAATTAGAAATGATAATCCGCAATATTAATGTCAGCAGGCCTTGTATTTTTCGCAGCAATCATATTTCCAACCTGCTGCCGCTGGCCGGCACCTTGCCCAGGGACAAAGCTCAGCTGTTATCCGGGATCAACGAAATGCTTGAGTTTCTGAGTGAAAGGGGTGAATCAAAAATGGCTGTCTGGAAATGTAATGAATGCGGAGCAGTTATTGAAGGCCGTTGCAAACCGGGAAAATGCAAAACCTGCGGCGCGCCAAAGGATATGTTGATAAAAGAAACAGTGGAAGGAGAAAAAAAGAGCGCCACAAAAAAGTCGACTTAA
- a CDS encoding glutamine--tRNA ligase/YqeY domain fusion protein, translating into MTIKPELPSNFIQNIITEDLKQNKNNGRVQTRFPPEPNGYLHIGHAKSICLNFGIARDNGGFCNLRFDDTNPSKEEVEYVDSIKADVQWLGFDWDDRMFYASDYFGRLYDYAVQLIKSGKAYVCDLSAQEIKDYRGTLTEPGRDSPYRNRSVEENLDLFERMQAGEFPDGSRVLRAKIDMASPNLNMRDPVLYRILRATHHRTGDKWCIYPMYDYAHPLSDSIEGVTHSICTMEFEDHRPLYDWVLDALELECHPQQIEFARLNLSSTVMSKRKLRILVEQGYVNGWDDPRMSTLSGLRRRGYTPEAIRDFCDRIGVAKSNSIVDIAMLEHCIREDLNARAPRVMAVLRPLKVVIDNYPENQVEELDAEYNQENPAMGSRKLPFSRVVYIEQEDFSENPPKKFFRLAPGREVRLKHAYIIKCERVVKDETTGEIIELHCTYDPETKSGVNADVRKVKGTLHWVSAAHAVTAEVRLYDHLFTKDNPEDAREGVDFKDCLNENSLEVLTDCLLEPGLAGALPGSRCQFLRHGYFIIDIEANENRLVFNRIVSLKDSWAKIQKAMTGN; encoded by the coding sequence ATGACGATCAAACCGGAATTACCTTCAAACTTTATTCAGAACATAATTACTGAAGATTTAAAACAAAACAAAAACAACGGACGGGTTCAAACCAGATTTCCGCCCGAACCTAACGGTTATTTGCATATTGGACATGCTAAATCCATATGTCTTAATTTCGGTATAGCCAGGGATAACGGGGGTTTTTGTAATTTACGTTTTGATGATACCAATCCCAGTAAAGAAGAAGTTGAATATGTAGACTCAATAAAAGCAGATGTGCAGTGGTTGGGTTTTGATTGGGATGACAGAATGTTTTATGCTTCAGATTATTTTGGCCGGCTGTATGATTATGCGGTACAGTTGATTAAGTCCGGCAAGGCTTATGTCTGTGATTTGAGCGCGCAGGAAATCAAGGATTACCGGGGTACACTGACTGAACCGGGCAGAGATAGTCCTTACCGCAACCGTTCGGTTGAGGAGAACCTGGATTTGTTTGAGAGGATGCAAGCCGGAGAATTCCCGGATGGTTCCCGCGTGCTGCGGGCCAAGATTGATATGGCTTCGCCCAATTTAAATATGAGAGATCCGGTTTTATACCGTATTCTACGGGCGACCCATCACCGGACAGGTGACAAGTGGTGCATTTATCCTATGTATGATTATGCCCACCCCCTGTCGGATTCTATTGAAGGGGTTACTCACTCTATTTGCACAATGGAATTTGAAGATCACCGTCCTCTTTATGACTGGGTGCTGGATGCTCTGGAACTTGAGTGTCACCCTCAGCAAATAGAGTTTGCCCGTCTTAATTTGAGCTCTACTGTTATGAGTAAGCGCAAACTGCGCATTCTGGTTGAGCAGGGCTATGTTAATGGTTGGGATGACCCCAGGATGTCAACTTTATCCGGTTTGCGGCGCCGGGGCTATACCCCGGAAGCTATTCGCGACTTTTGCGACCGTATTGGTGTGGCTAAAAGCAACAGTATAGTTGATATTGCAATGCTGGAGCACTGTATTCGTGAGGATTTGAACGCGCGGGCTCCCAGAGTGATGGCTGTATTGCGGCCACTGAAAGTTGTTATTGACAATTACCCGGAGAATCAAGTAGAAGAACTGGATGCCGAGTATAATCAGGAGAACCCGGCTATGGGTTCCCGTAAACTTCCTTTTTCCCGTGTAGTGTATATTGAGCAGGAGGATTTCAGTGAAAATCCGCCGAAAAAATTTTTCCGCCTGGCACCGGGCCGTGAGGTGCGTCTAAAGCATGCTTATATTATCAAATGTGAGCGGGTTGTTAAAGACGAGACAACAGGTGAAATTATCGAGCTGCATTGCACATACGATCCTGAGACTAAAAGCGGTGTAAATGCGGATGTGCGAAAGGTAAAAGGAACACTGCATTGGGTTTCCGCTGCTCATGCCGTAACAGCGGAAGTTCGTCTTTACGATCATCTTTTCACTAAGGATAATCCCGAAGACGCCAGAGAAGGTGTTGACTTTAAAGATTGTTTGAATGAAAACTCTTTGGAAGTGCTTACTGATTGTTTGCTTGAGCCGGGTCTGGCAGGAGCGCTGCCGGGGAGCCGCTGCCAGTTTTTGAGGCATGGCTATTTTATAATAGATATTGAGGCAAACGAAAACAGGCTTGTTTTTAACCGCATAGTATCTCTAAAGGATTCTTGGGCAAAAATTCAAAAGGCAATGACCGGCAATTAA
- a CDS encoding HPP family protein translates to MNNSEENDQKQLAKTNVKGLAKSYLCKMKGGKCPAMNKSSFTGLLVTSIGSFMGIGLITLLATYYKLPLLLPSFGASAVLLYGACHVPMAQPRNVIGGHIISALTGVTTYQLFGNPWWAITLAVTVSIVMMTVTHTLHPPGGATAFVAVYSSQNYSFVFSPVGIGVTCLVLIAVAVNNISSQRKYPDYWY, encoded by the coding sequence ATGAACAACAGTGAAGAAAACGATCAAAAACAACTGGCCAAAACTAATGTTAAGGGATTAGCCAAAAGCTATCTGTGTAAGATGAAAGGCGGTAAATGTCCCGCTATGAATAAATCATCTTTCACTGGTTTACTGGTTACATCAATAGGAAGCTTCATGGGCATTGGACTAATTACACTACTGGCCACCTACTATAAACTACCCCTGCTCTTGCCATCTTTCGGAGCCTCTGCGGTACTGCTTTACGGCGCCTGCCATGTACCTATGGCACAACCCAGAAATGTTATCGGCGGACACATAATCTCAGCTCTGACAGGGGTAACCACCTATCAACTCTTTGGCAACCCCTGGTGGGCAATAACACTGGCGGTAACTGTATCCATCGTTATGATGACAGTTACACACACACTCCATCCTCCCGGCGGTGCAACTGCCTTTGTAGCTGTTTACTCAAGTCAAAACTATAGCTTTGTTTTTTCCCCTGTTGGCATAGGAGTAACATGCCTGGTGCTCATAGCAGTCGCAGTAAATAATATTTCCAGCCAACGAAAGTACCCCGATTACTGGTATTAA
- a CDS encoding DnaJ family domain-containing protein codes for MEDIIARIAEQRILEGIRKGDFKNLEGEGKPLNLEDLSQIPVEFRASYTILKNAGVLPEEMQLHKEIVSLQRMLDCCMKEDEKQSLKTRLSKLLLKYNIMMERRCRR; via the coding sequence GTGGAAGATATTATTGCAAGGATTGCTGAGCAAAGAATTCTTGAAGGCATACGAAAAGGCGATTTTAAAAATCTCGAAGGAGAAGGAAAACCCTTAAATTTAGAGGATTTATCACAAATACCGGTCGAATTTCGGGCCTCCTATACTATTTTAAAAAATGCCGGGGTACTGCCTGAAGAGATGCAACTGCACAAGGAAATAGTCTCTCTGCAAAGAATGCTTGACTGCTGCATGAAGGAAGATGAAAAACAGTCTTTGAAAACAAGATTATCCAAGCTGCTTCTCAAATACAACATTATGATGGAGAGAAGATGCAGGAGATAA
- a CDS encoding ABC transporter permease, with the protein MKKIKRLLSGVTTVPDLSWPLVMKVFYRNMLVFKKTWQANIMFNFVEPMLYLWAMGFGLGTYVSQINGLSYIQYLAPALIASSAMFATSYEMTYGSFTRMGYQKTFHGMVATPVSMDDVVMGEILYGTCKGVLYGVVFFMVVVMFGLVKSVWALLLPVPLALMAMSFCVMSLIWTSIAPNYDSFGYFFTLFISPMFLFGGVFFPVDNLPDWAGFLPWLTPLYHAVQLIRPLILGQVSWAMLSDLIWLLIFVVLTLRIPLAMVKNRLIQ; encoded by the coding sequence ATGAAAAAAATAAAACGTTTGTTGTCCGGTGTAACTACTGTTCCGGATTTATCCTGGCCGTTGGTTATGAAGGTTTTCTACCGCAATATGCTGGTTTTTAAAAAGACCTGGCAGGCCAATATCATGTTTAATTTTGTTGAGCCAATGCTTTACCTATGGGCTATGGGCTTTGGTCTGGGTACTTATGTAAGCCAGATTAACGGGCTCTCTTACATTCAGTATCTGGCCCCTGCGCTCATTGCCTCTTCGGCTATGTTTGCTACATCTTATGAAATGACCTATGGCAGTTTTACCCGTATGGGTTACCAGAAAACCTTTCACGGCATGGTAGCCACTCCTGTGAGTATGGATGATGTGGTTATGGGTGAGATACTATATGGTACCTGTAAAGGGGTTCTCTACGGCGTTGTTTTTTTTATGGTGGTAGTTATGTTTGGTTTGGTTAAATCGGTTTGGGCGCTTTTGTTGCCTGTGCCGCTGGCTCTGATGGCTATGTCTTTTTGTGTTATGTCTCTTATCTGGACCAGTATTGCACCAAACTATGATTCCTTCGGATATTTTTTTACATTGTTTATTTCACCAATGTTTTTGTTTGGCGGGGTTTTTTTTCCGGTAGATAATCTTCCTGATTGGGCCGGTTTTCTTCCCTGGCTAACCCCCCTATACCACGCTGTGCAGCTAATACGTCCGCTGATTTTGGGACAGGTATCATGGGCTATGTTATCTGATCTAATCTGGCTATTAATATTTGTTGTCTTGACCTTAAGAATTCCTTTGGCTATGGTCAAAAACAGGCTTATTCAGTGA